In a single window of the Osmerus eperlanus chromosome 2, fOsmEpe2.1, whole genome shotgun sequence genome:
- the camsap3 gene encoding calmodulin-regulated spectrin-associated protein 3 isoform X1 gives MVDSNATRKTFVVPEIKPLDLYDFTRAKICASVGWLLAKSYGNAENVPVELRQPFYSDQYEQEHLKPPVTRLLLSSELYCRTYGLLQGGPGSAEAQTPPKDNATLLQLLAKRGVAPKDQDSPVTEADLRHKPIKMSAHLAVMDALMAVGAMETVSAVKTCGAAELLGGGASWEAALLHWVNELNQNLKKRAEGQSDSSQSCTEPQPVQASCPTRWYWKLVPIRYRKDKMQSKQKPTFPVVNDITDLSNGCAIAAVIHYYCPGLLRLEDVCMKESMSVDDSLYNLQLISEFCDSCLKSCCPLVLEDMLYAPQQLRVNMMSFLAELIGWFEVRRPEFVQPVDVTDASAPLTPTSSNSGSPSIFKKPFLPISSPVSPGGVSGSLTQSTSMSHIEGTGRSWTRKPLSRPLSAVSFSIPFGLDSDVDVVMGNPVSAITRSVSSDNLTPPGPTMTRVPYTPPEDLSHLLSKAPRANGPLPPQRASWATQNPGVPLVLEENGLAESETGELPTIEEALQIIHNESKMEPRLHPDGAPDGFYLHSPDDRHNGSPAPLSCSAPSRSGMLYRPTGEAREPGRTRHASECSRDDDSVLRDGSVDSDASEDLPKAQSTPATPAAGSSRGRGEEPPDSGVKMTSFAERRKKQAAESPKAGEAPGPQPTSWGQKSEESPGQSPALTSEMSELGARLEEKRKAIEAQKKRIEAIFAKHRQRLGKSAFLQLKKEQRDGEGEGEEDAESQVGASSAEEELSRLTLEERLARMEEEEEEEKRPPPVEEVGKVKPGPRHDRPVPLSKDKALAPGEKGAGTPGGEKGAAPLGDYNNAVSKLNAALSSLQSDMQRLSEQQNQLIKKKAASTNKSWVIPPSPKTSAPAAAPSARMSRESSRDLNSASSSPSPSRKLLGHAAPKSPHVVPRRAQSVPPKSPKHHHQYPRPLDAKVPAVSRVLTPHHQNVDSLPHLRRVSPWQSQVQTSSSFTISHSAGQNEPPPLPAGAAPPPAPTPFARASDDNLSDAGSNDDHSIFSMDLDAGPLQALAGRPRPGGGGCSSGAPYECSFESDVPAAAVNGKRGSLIEISLSALRGDGEDDDQGPDMFSDSMSDMTEPENKGGVGFFFKQDDKVRPEDEMAQRRAALLEKQQKRAEEMKRRKQEQEKEREANRPQWMTIEGWGDKGEERPRTPGTPPPPRTPSAEGTPQRRGDFTKQEYERRQQLKIMEDLGKVLRQKPTTVRDLKKQRPKTVFHDDSVLSRSPAKGFMGSKLNKVYSHSTMNLSSMTNDGGTLTVRKSPSRSHSPSRLMSPGRMATPNGERDWENASTISSPASIPEYTGPKLYKEPSFKSNKFIIHNAISRCCLAGKVNEPQKNKIVEEMEKSTANHFLILFRDSSCQFRAVYTMNPETEEMVRITGIGPRVICPAMIESIYKYSSDRKQFTAIPSKTMSMSVDAFTIPGHLWQKRPGTPKKLGTPK, from the exons ATGGTGGACTCAAATGCAACGAGGAAGACGTTTGTTGTCCCAGAAATAAAGCCATTGGATTTGTACGATTTTACTAGGGCAAAAATATGCGCAAGTGTCGGTTGGCTGTTGGCTAAATCATACGGCAATGCAG AGAATGTACCGGTGGAGTTGCGGCAGCCGTTCTACAGTGACCAGTACGAGCAGGAGCACCTCAAGCCCCCCGTCACCCGCCTGCTGCTGTCCTCCGAGCTCTACTGTCGCACCTACGGCCTTCTGCAGGGGGGGCCGGGGTCCGCGGAGGCGCAGACGCCCCCCAAAGACAACGccaccctcctccagctcctcgccAAAAGGGGCGTGGCTCCCAAAGACCAGGACTCCCCAGTGACGGAAGCGGACCTACGGCACAAGCCCATCAAAATG AGTGCCCACTTGGCAGTGATGGATGCCCTGATGGCAGTGGGCGCCATGGAGACGGTGAGCGCTGTGAAGACGTGCGGCGCTGCGGAgttgctggggggaggagccagctgGGAAGCAGCCCTGCTCCACTGGGTTAACGAG CTGAACCAGAATCTGAAGAAGCGAGCGGAGGGGCAGAGCGACTCGTCTCAGAGCTGCACCGAGCCCCAGCCTGTCCAGGCCTCA TGTCCCACTCGCTGGTACTGGAAGCTAGTTCCT atcCGCTACAGAAAAGATAAGATGCAGTCCAAGCAGAAGCCCACGTTCCCTGTGGTGAACGACATAACAGACCTGTCCAATGGCTGTGCCATTGCTGCCGTCATCCACTACTACTGCCCTGGCCTGCTGCGACTGGAGG ATGTGTGTATGAAGGAGTCCATGTCGGTGGACGACAGCCTGTACAACCTGCAGTTAATCAGCGAGTTCTGTGACAGCTGTCTGAAGAGCTGCTGCCCCCTGGTGTTGGAGGACATGCTCTACGCCCCTCAACAGTTGCGG GTCAACATGATGAGCTTCCTGGCAGAGCTAATTGGCTGGTTCGAGGTACGAAGGCCAGAGTTTGTTCAGCCTGTAGACGTGACGG ATGCTTCTGCACCACTGACACCAACCAGCAGTAACAG cggctctccctccatcttcaaaAAGCcattcctccccatctcctccccagtGTCACCAGGGGGCGTGTCAG GATCTCTGACTCAGTCTACCTCAATGTCCCATATAGAAGGAACTGGAAGAAGTTGGACTAGGAAGCCTCTCAG tCGCCCGCTGTCGGCTGTGTCCTTCAGCATTCCCTTCGGCCTGGACAGCGACGTGGACGTTGTCATGGGCAACCCCGTGAGCGCCATTACCCGCTCGGTCAGCTCCGACAATCTCACCCCGCCCGGCCCCACCATGACCCGCGTGCCCTACACGCCCCCGGAGGACCTCAGCCACCTGCTCAGCAAGGCCCCTCGGGCCaacggccccctgcccccccagagggCCTCGTGGGCCACCCAGAACCCGGGCGTGCCCCTGGTCCTGGAGGAGAACGGCCTGGCGGAGAGCGAGACCGGCGAGCTGCCCACCATCGAGGAGGCTCTCCAGATCATCCACAACGAGAGCAAGATGGAGCCGCGCCTCCACCCCGACGGCGCCCCCGACGGCTTCTACCTGCACTCCCCCGACGACAGGCACAACGggagccccgcccccctcagcTGCTCCGCCCCCTCGCGCTCCGGCATGCTGTACCGCCCCACGGGGGAGGCGCGCGAGCCCGGCCGCACCCGGCACGCCTCGGAGTGCTCGCGAGACGACGACTCGGTCCTCCGGGACGGCAGCGTGGACTCGGACGCCTCGGAGGACCTCCCCAAGGCCCAGTCCACCCCCGCCACGCCCGCCGCCGGCTCCTCCAGAGGGCGGGGCGAGGAGCCGCCCGACAGCGGCGTGAAGATGACCAGCTTTGCCGAGCGCAGGAAGAAGCAGGCCGCGGAGTCCCCCAAGGCCGGCGAAgcccccggcccccagcccACGTCCTGGGGCCAGAAGTCCGAGGAGAGCCCCGGCCAGAGCCCGGCGCTCACCTCGGAGATGTCCGAGCTGGGCGCCAGGCTGGAGGAGAAACGCAAGGCCATCGAGGCTCAGAAGAAGCGCATCGAGGCCATCTTCGCCAAGCACCGCCAGAGGCTGGGCAAGAGCGCCTTCCTGcagctgaagaaggagcagcgggacggggagggcgagggggaggaggacgcgGAGAGCCAGGTCGGCGCTTCCTCcgcggaggaggagctgagccgcctgaccctggaggagaggctggcgcgcatggaggaggaagaggaggaggagaaacggcCCCCCCCGGTGGAGGAGGTTGGCAAGGTCAAACCGGGGCCACGCCACGACAGGCCGGTCCCCCTCTCCAAGGACAAGGCGCTCGCGCCAGGAGAGAAGGGGGCGGGGACCcccgggggggagaagggggcggCGCCGCTCGGGGACTACAACAACGCCGTGTCCAAGCTGAACGCGGCGCTCAGCTCCCTGCAGAGCGACATGCAGCGCCTCTCAGAGCAGCAGAACCAGCTCATCAAGAAGAAGGCCGCCTCCACCAACAAGTCCTGGGTGATCCCTCCCAGCCCCAAGACGTCCGCCCCCGCCGCCGCCCCCTCGGCGAGGATGTCCCGCGAGTCCTCCCGCGACCTCAACTCCGCCTCGTCCTCCCCCTCGCCGTCCCGGAAGCTCCTCGGCCACGCCGCTCCCAAGTCTCCCCACGTGGTCCCCCGCAGGGCCCAGTCGGTGCCGCCCAAGAGCCCCAAGCACCACCACCAATACCCCCGGCCCCTGGACGCCAAAGTACCTGCCGTGTCCCGGgtcctcaccccccaccaccagaaCGTGGACAGCCTCCCCCACCTGCGGCGCGTCTCCCCCTGGCAGTCCCAGGTGCAGacgtcctcctccttcaccatcTCTCACTCGGCCGGGCAGAACGAGCCGCCGCCCCTCCCGGCCGGGgccgccccgccccccgccccgacCCCCTTTGCCCGGGCCTCCGACGACAACCTGTCGGACGCCGGCTCCAACGACGACCACAGCATCTTCAGCATGGACCTGGACGCGGGGCCCTTGCAGGCGCTGGCCGGTAGGCCCCGCCCCGGGGGCGGGGGATGCAGCTCCGGGGCGCCGTACGAGTGCTCATTCGAGAGCGACGTTCCGGCGGCGGCGGTGAACGGCAAGCGCGGCAGCCTGATTGAGATCTCCCTGTCGGCCCTGCGGGGGGACGGCGAGGACGACGACCAGGGGCCAGACATGTTCTCCGACTCCATGAGTGACATGACCGAGCCGGAGAACAAGGGAGGGGTCGGCTTCTTCTTCAAG CAGGACGACAAGGTTCGGCCGGAGGACGAGATGGCCCAGCGACGAGCAGCCTTGCTGGAGAAGCAGCAGAAGCGAgcggaggagatgaagagacgcaagcaggagcaggagaaggagagagaggccaa CAGGCCTCAGTGGATGACCATCGAGGGCTGGGGGGACAAGGGCGAGGAGCGACCGCGCACCCCGGGGACCCCGCCGCCTCCCCGCACCCCCTCGGCTGAGGGCACTCCCCAGCGGCGGGGAGACTTCACCAAGCAGGAGTACGAGCGGCGGCAGCAGCTGAAGATCATGGAGGACCTGGGCAAGGTCCTGCGTCAGAAGCCCACCACCGTGCGGGATCTGAAGAAGCAGAGGCCCAAGACGGTGTTCCACGATGACTCGGTCCTATCCCGAAGCCCCGCCAAGGGCTTTATGG GCTCAAAGCTCAACAAGGTGTACTCCCACTCCACCATGAACCTCTCCTCCATGACCAACGACGGTGGGACCCTGACGGTCCGAAAGTCTCCGAG CCGCTCTCACTCCCCGTCGAGACTGATGTCCCCGGGCAGGATGGCCACGCCcaatggagagagggactgggagaacgcctccaccatctcctcccctgcctccattcCGGAATATACTG gaCCCAAGCTGTACAAGGAGCCTAGCTTCAAGTCCAACAAATTCATTATCCACAACGCCATCTCTCGCTGCTGCCTGGCCGGCAAGGTCAACGAACCGCAGAAAAACAAGATAGTAGAG gagatggagaagagcaCAGCCAACCACTTCCTGATCCTGTTCAGAGACTCCAGTTGCCAGTTCCGGGCGGTGTACACCATGAACCCCGAGACTGAGGAGATGGTTCGGATCACCGGCATCGGGCCCCGCGTCATCTGCCCCGCCATGATCGAGTCCATCTACAAGTACAGCTCCGACCGCAAGCAGTTCACCGCCATCCCGTCCAAAACCATGTCCATGAGTGTTGACGCCTTCACCATCCCTGGTCACCTGTGGCAGAAACGCCCAGGGACCCCCAAAAAGCTAGGGACCCCCAAATAG
- the camsap3 gene encoding calmodulin-regulated spectrin-associated protein 3 isoform X3 → MVDSNATRKTFVVPEIKPLDLYDFTRAKICASVGWLLAKSYGNAENVPVELRQPFYSDQYEQEHLKPPVTRLLLSSELYCRTYGLLQGGPGSAEAQTPPKDNATLLQLLAKRGVAPKDQDSPVTEADLRHKPIKMSAHLAVMDALMAVGAMETVSAVKTCGAAELLGGGASWEAALLHWVNELNQNLKKRAEGQSDSSQSCTEPQPVQASIRYRKDKMQSKQKPTFPVVNDITDLSNGCAIAAVIHYYCPGLLRLEDVCMKESMSVDDSLYNLQLISEFCDSCLKSCCPLVLEDMLYAPQQLRVNMMSFLAELIGWFEVRRPEFVQPVDVTDASAPLTPTSSNSGSPSIFKKPFLPISSPVSPGGVSGSLTQSTSMSHIEGTGRSWTRKPLSRPLSAVSFSIPFGLDSDVDVVMGNPVSAITRSVSSDNLTPPGPTMTRVPYTPPEDLSHLLSKAPRANGPLPPQRASWATQNPGVPLVLEENGLAESETGELPTIEEALQIIHNESKMEPRLHPDGAPDGFYLHSPDDRHNGSPAPLSCSAPSRSGMLYRPTGEAREPGRTRHASECSRDDDSVLRDGSVDSDASEDLPKAQSTPATPAAGSSRGRGEEPPDSGVKMTSFAERRKKQAAESPKAGEAPGPQPTSWGQKSEESPGQSPALTSEMSELGARLEEKRKAIEAQKKRIEAIFAKHRQRLGKSAFLQLKKEQRDGEGEGEEDAESQVGASSAEEELSRLTLEERLARMEEEEEEEKRPPPVEEVGKVKPGPRHDRPVPLSKDKALAPGEKGAGTPGGEKGAAPLGDYNNAVSKLNAALSSLQSDMQRLSEQQNQLIKKKAASTNKSWVIPPSPKTSAPAAAPSARMSRESSRDLNSASSSPSPSRKLLGHAAPKSPHVVPRRAQSVPPKSPKHHHQYPRPLDAKVPAVSRVLTPHHQNVDSLPHLRRVSPWQSQVQTSSSFTISHSAGQNEPPPLPAGAAPPPAPTPFARASDDNLSDAGSNDDHSIFSMDLDAGPLQALAGRPRPGGGGCSSGAPYECSFESDVPAAAVNGKRGSLIEISLSALRGDGEDDDQGPDMFSDSMSDMTEPENKGGVGFFFKQDDKVRPEDEMAQRRAALLEKQQKRAEEMKRRKQEQEKEREANRPQWMTIEGWGDKGEERPRTPGTPPPPRTPSAEGTPQRRGDFTKQEYERRQQLKIMEDLGKVLRQKPTTVRDLKKQRPKTVFHDDSVLSRSPAKGFMGSKLNKVYSHSTMNLSSMTNDGGTLTVRKSPSRSHSPSRLMSPGRMATPNGERDWENASTISSPASIPEYTGPKLYKEPSFKSNKFIIHNAISRCCLAGKVNEPQKNKIVEEMEKSTANHFLILFRDSSCQFRAVYTMNPETEEMVRITGIGPRVICPAMIESIYKYSSDRKQFTAIPSKTMSMSVDAFTIPGHLWQKRPGTPKKLGTPK, encoded by the exons ATGGTGGACTCAAATGCAACGAGGAAGACGTTTGTTGTCCCAGAAATAAAGCCATTGGATTTGTACGATTTTACTAGGGCAAAAATATGCGCAAGTGTCGGTTGGCTGTTGGCTAAATCATACGGCAATGCAG AGAATGTACCGGTGGAGTTGCGGCAGCCGTTCTACAGTGACCAGTACGAGCAGGAGCACCTCAAGCCCCCCGTCACCCGCCTGCTGCTGTCCTCCGAGCTCTACTGTCGCACCTACGGCCTTCTGCAGGGGGGGCCGGGGTCCGCGGAGGCGCAGACGCCCCCCAAAGACAACGccaccctcctccagctcctcgccAAAAGGGGCGTGGCTCCCAAAGACCAGGACTCCCCAGTGACGGAAGCGGACCTACGGCACAAGCCCATCAAAATG AGTGCCCACTTGGCAGTGATGGATGCCCTGATGGCAGTGGGCGCCATGGAGACGGTGAGCGCTGTGAAGACGTGCGGCGCTGCGGAgttgctggggggaggagccagctgGGAAGCAGCCCTGCTCCACTGGGTTAACGAG CTGAACCAGAATCTGAAGAAGCGAGCGGAGGGGCAGAGCGACTCGTCTCAGAGCTGCACCGAGCCCCAGCCTGTCCAGGCCTCA atcCGCTACAGAAAAGATAAGATGCAGTCCAAGCAGAAGCCCACGTTCCCTGTGGTGAACGACATAACAGACCTGTCCAATGGCTGTGCCATTGCTGCCGTCATCCACTACTACTGCCCTGGCCTGCTGCGACTGGAGG ATGTGTGTATGAAGGAGTCCATGTCGGTGGACGACAGCCTGTACAACCTGCAGTTAATCAGCGAGTTCTGTGACAGCTGTCTGAAGAGCTGCTGCCCCCTGGTGTTGGAGGACATGCTCTACGCCCCTCAACAGTTGCGG GTCAACATGATGAGCTTCCTGGCAGAGCTAATTGGCTGGTTCGAGGTACGAAGGCCAGAGTTTGTTCAGCCTGTAGACGTGACGG ATGCTTCTGCACCACTGACACCAACCAGCAGTAACAG cggctctccctccatcttcaaaAAGCcattcctccccatctcctccccagtGTCACCAGGGGGCGTGTCAG GATCTCTGACTCAGTCTACCTCAATGTCCCATATAGAAGGAACTGGAAGAAGTTGGACTAGGAAGCCTCTCAG tCGCCCGCTGTCGGCTGTGTCCTTCAGCATTCCCTTCGGCCTGGACAGCGACGTGGACGTTGTCATGGGCAACCCCGTGAGCGCCATTACCCGCTCGGTCAGCTCCGACAATCTCACCCCGCCCGGCCCCACCATGACCCGCGTGCCCTACACGCCCCCGGAGGACCTCAGCCACCTGCTCAGCAAGGCCCCTCGGGCCaacggccccctgcccccccagagggCCTCGTGGGCCACCCAGAACCCGGGCGTGCCCCTGGTCCTGGAGGAGAACGGCCTGGCGGAGAGCGAGACCGGCGAGCTGCCCACCATCGAGGAGGCTCTCCAGATCATCCACAACGAGAGCAAGATGGAGCCGCGCCTCCACCCCGACGGCGCCCCCGACGGCTTCTACCTGCACTCCCCCGACGACAGGCACAACGggagccccgcccccctcagcTGCTCCGCCCCCTCGCGCTCCGGCATGCTGTACCGCCCCACGGGGGAGGCGCGCGAGCCCGGCCGCACCCGGCACGCCTCGGAGTGCTCGCGAGACGACGACTCGGTCCTCCGGGACGGCAGCGTGGACTCGGACGCCTCGGAGGACCTCCCCAAGGCCCAGTCCACCCCCGCCACGCCCGCCGCCGGCTCCTCCAGAGGGCGGGGCGAGGAGCCGCCCGACAGCGGCGTGAAGATGACCAGCTTTGCCGAGCGCAGGAAGAAGCAGGCCGCGGAGTCCCCCAAGGCCGGCGAAgcccccggcccccagcccACGTCCTGGGGCCAGAAGTCCGAGGAGAGCCCCGGCCAGAGCCCGGCGCTCACCTCGGAGATGTCCGAGCTGGGCGCCAGGCTGGAGGAGAAACGCAAGGCCATCGAGGCTCAGAAGAAGCGCATCGAGGCCATCTTCGCCAAGCACCGCCAGAGGCTGGGCAAGAGCGCCTTCCTGcagctgaagaaggagcagcgggacggggagggcgagggggaggaggacgcgGAGAGCCAGGTCGGCGCTTCCTCcgcggaggaggagctgagccgcctgaccctggaggagaggctggcgcgcatggaggaggaagaggaggaggagaaacggcCCCCCCCGGTGGAGGAGGTTGGCAAGGTCAAACCGGGGCCACGCCACGACAGGCCGGTCCCCCTCTCCAAGGACAAGGCGCTCGCGCCAGGAGAGAAGGGGGCGGGGACCcccgggggggagaagggggcggCGCCGCTCGGGGACTACAACAACGCCGTGTCCAAGCTGAACGCGGCGCTCAGCTCCCTGCAGAGCGACATGCAGCGCCTCTCAGAGCAGCAGAACCAGCTCATCAAGAAGAAGGCCGCCTCCACCAACAAGTCCTGGGTGATCCCTCCCAGCCCCAAGACGTCCGCCCCCGCCGCCGCCCCCTCGGCGAGGATGTCCCGCGAGTCCTCCCGCGACCTCAACTCCGCCTCGTCCTCCCCCTCGCCGTCCCGGAAGCTCCTCGGCCACGCCGCTCCCAAGTCTCCCCACGTGGTCCCCCGCAGGGCCCAGTCGGTGCCGCCCAAGAGCCCCAAGCACCACCACCAATACCCCCGGCCCCTGGACGCCAAAGTACCTGCCGTGTCCCGGgtcctcaccccccaccaccagaaCGTGGACAGCCTCCCCCACCTGCGGCGCGTCTCCCCCTGGCAGTCCCAGGTGCAGacgtcctcctccttcaccatcTCTCACTCGGCCGGGCAGAACGAGCCGCCGCCCCTCCCGGCCGGGgccgccccgccccccgccccgacCCCCTTTGCCCGGGCCTCCGACGACAACCTGTCGGACGCCGGCTCCAACGACGACCACAGCATCTTCAGCATGGACCTGGACGCGGGGCCCTTGCAGGCGCTGGCCGGTAGGCCCCGCCCCGGGGGCGGGGGATGCAGCTCCGGGGCGCCGTACGAGTGCTCATTCGAGAGCGACGTTCCGGCGGCGGCGGTGAACGGCAAGCGCGGCAGCCTGATTGAGATCTCCCTGTCGGCCCTGCGGGGGGACGGCGAGGACGACGACCAGGGGCCAGACATGTTCTCCGACTCCATGAGTGACATGACCGAGCCGGAGAACAAGGGAGGGGTCGGCTTCTTCTTCAAG CAGGACGACAAGGTTCGGCCGGAGGACGAGATGGCCCAGCGACGAGCAGCCTTGCTGGAGAAGCAGCAGAAGCGAgcggaggagatgaagagacgcaagcaggagcaggagaaggagagagaggccaa CAGGCCTCAGTGGATGACCATCGAGGGCTGGGGGGACAAGGGCGAGGAGCGACCGCGCACCCCGGGGACCCCGCCGCCTCCCCGCACCCCCTCGGCTGAGGGCACTCCCCAGCGGCGGGGAGACTTCACCAAGCAGGAGTACGAGCGGCGGCAGCAGCTGAAGATCATGGAGGACCTGGGCAAGGTCCTGCGTCAGAAGCCCACCACCGTGCGGGATCTGAAGAAGCAGAGGCCCAAGACGGTGTTCCACGATGACTCGGTCCTATCCCGAAGCCCCGCCAAGGGCTTTATGG GCTCAAAGCTCAACAAGGTGTACTCCCACTCCACCATGAACCTCTCCTCCATGACCAACGACGGTGGGACCCTGACGGTCCGAAAGTCTCCGAG CCGCTCTCACTCCCCGTCGAGACTGATGTCCCCGGGCAGGATGGCCACGCCcaatggagagagggactgggagaacgcctccaccatctcctcccctgcctccattcCGGAATATACTG gaCCCAAGCTGTACAAGGAGCCTAGCTTCAAGTCCAACAAATTCATTATCCACAACGCCATCTCTCGCTGCTGCCTGGCCGGCAAGGTCAACGAACCGCAGAAAAACAAGATAGTAGAG gagatggagaagagcaCAGCCAACCACTTCCTGATCCTGTTCAGAGACTCCAGTTGCCAGTTCCGGGCGGTGTACACCATGAACCCCGAGACTGAGGAGATGGTTCGGATCACCGGCATCGGGCCCCGCGTCATCTGCCCCGCCATGATCGAGTCCATCTACAAGTACAGCTCCGACCGCAAGCAGTTCACCGCCATCCCGTCCAAAACCATGTCCATGAGTGTTGACGCCTTCACCATCCCTGGTCACCTGTGGCAGAAACGCCCAGGGACCCCCAAAAAGCTAGGGACCCCCAAATAG